A single Dreissena polymorpha isolate Duluth1 chromosome 14, UMN_Dpol_1.0, whole genome shotgun sequence DNA region contains:
- the LOC127858270 gene encoding leucine-rich repeat-containing protein 46-like isoform X2 — MTEEQKPVRLSLHMICKRHLPPDGQKWDQKKIIDALNQITHVRLDRERIGQIDSLELLGDRCTNLYLQSNLIETIENLECLKNLTFIILANNRIRKIENLKFLKKLLFLDLSENQISAVDKGDVPASVIILNLTGNPCTNYPHYRLTTIADFPNLRQLDLCELSNVDKREAGLNVPSDEEDEDDLDDDDEEEEVEVVVEGGVTNNVALSPGDGLDNTETLQGLTAGILLRSAERTEVGMQEHRKRTSELDDLRVTLTLPPSSRLSSRSAIPH; from the exons aagAGCAGAAGCCTGTCCGTCTTTCACTGCATATGATATGTAAGAGGCATCTTCCACCAGATGGACAGAAATGGGACCAGAAGAAAAT TATCGATGCCCTGAATCAGATCACACATGTGCGTCTAGACAGAGAGAGGATAGGGCAGATAGACAGCCTGGAGCTGCTGGGGGACCGCTGTACCAACCTCTACCTTCAGTCG AATCTAATAGAAACAATTGAAAATCTTGAGTGCTTGAAAAACCTCACGTTTATAATACTTGCAAATAACAGAATTAGAAAGATTGAGAATTTGAAATTCCTGAAGAAGCTGCTATTCCTTGACCTGTCAGAAAACCAGATATCTGCGGTGGATAAGG GTGACGTCCCTGCCAGTGTTATCATTCTGAACCTGACAGGCAATCCCTGCACAAATTACCCTCACTACAG ATTAACGACGATAGCCGACTTCCCAAATCTGCGTCAGCTGGATCTGTGTGAGCTCTCTAATGTAGACAAGAGGGAGGCTGGTCTGAATGTGCCCAGTGATGAAGAAGACGAGGATGACCTAGACGacgatgatgaggaggaggaggtggaggtggtggtggaaGGAGGTGTAACAAACAATGTAGCACTGTCACCTGGCGATGGTCTTGACAATACAG AAACCCTCCAGGGGCTCACTGCAGGAATTCTGTTGAGGTCCGCGGAGAGGACAGAAGTAGGGATGCAGGAGCACAGGAAGCGCACCTCGGAGCTGGATGACCTtcgagtgaccttgaccttgcctcCTAGCTCCAGGCTCTCTTCTCGGTCTGCCATTCCTCACTGA
- the LOC127858270 gene encoding leucine-rich repeat-containing protein 46-like isoform X1 has translation MEGETQSEENSEQEEQKPVRLSLHMICKRHLPPDGQKWDQKKIIDALNQITHVRLDRERIGQIDSLELLGDRCTNLYLQSNLIETIENLECLKNLTFIILANNRIRKIENLKFLKKLLFLDLSENQISAVDKGDVPASVIILNLTGNPCTNYPHYRLTTIADFPNLRQLDLCELSNVDKREAGLNVPSDEEDEDDLDDDDEEEEVEVVVEGGVTNNVALSPGDGLDNTETLQGLTAGILLRSAERTEVGMQEHRKRTSELDDLRVTLTLPPSSRLSSRSAIPH, from the exons aagAGCAGAAGCCTGTCCGTCTTTCACTGCATATGATATGTAAGAGGCATCTTCCACCAGATGGACAGAAATGGGACCAGAAGAAAAT TATCGATGCCCTGAATCAGATCACACATGTGCGTCTAGACAGAGAGAGGATAGGGCAGATAGACAGCCTGGAGCTGCTGGGGGACCGCTGTACCAACCTCTACCTTCAGTCG AATCTAATAGAAACAATTGAAAATCTTGAGTGCTTGAAAAACCTCACGTTTATAATACTTGCAAATAACAGAATTAGAAAGATTGAGAATTTGAAATTCCTGAAGAAGCTGCTATTCCTTGACCTGTCAGAAAACCAGATATCTGCGGTGGATAAGG GTGACGTCCCTGCCAGTGTTATCATTCTGAACCTGACAGGCAATCCCTGCACAAATTACCCTCACTACAG ATTAACGACGATAGCCGACTTCCCAAATCTGCGTCAGCTGGATCTGTGTGAGCTCTCTAATGTAGACAAGAGGGAGGCTGGTCTGAATGTGCCCAGTGATGAAGAAGACGAGGATGACCTAGACGacgatgatgaggaggaggaggtggaggtggtggtggaaGGAGGTGTAACAAACAATGTAGCACTGTCACCTGGCGATGGTCTTGACAATACAG AAACCCTCCAGGGGCTCACTGCAGGAATTCTGTTGAGGTCCGCGGAGAGGACAGAAGTAGGGATGCAGGAGCACAGGAAGCGCACCTCGGAGCTGGATGACCTtcgagtgaccttgaccttgcctcCTAGCTCCAGGCTCTCTTCTCGGTCTGCCATTCCTCACTGA
- the LOC127858270 gene encoding leucine-rich repeat-containing protein 46-like isoform X3 → MICKRHLPPDGQKWDQKKIIDALNQITHVRLDRERIGQIDSLELLGDRCTNLYLQSNLIETIENLECLKNLTFIILANNRIRKIENLKFLKKLLFLDLSENQISAVDKGDVPASVIILNLTGNPCTNYPHYRLTTIADFPNLRQLDLCELSNVDKREAGLNVPSDEEDEDDLDDDDEEEEVEVVVEGGVTNNVALSPGDGLDNTETLQGLTAGILLRSAERTEVGMQEHRKRTSELDDLRVTLTLPPSSRLSSRSAIPH, encoded by the exons ATGATATGTAAGAGGCATCTTCCACCAGATGGACAGAAATGGGACCAGAAGAAAAT TATCGATGCCCTGAATCAGATCACACATGTGCGTCTAGACAGAGAGAGGATAGGGCAGATAGACAGCCTGGAGCTGCTGGGGGACCGCTGTACCAACCTCTACCTTCAGTCG AATCTAATAGAAACAATTGAAAATCTTGAGTGCTTGAAAAACCTCACGTTTATAATACTTGCAAATAACAGAATTAGAAAGATTGAGAATTTGAAATTCCTGAAGAAGCTGCTATTCCTTGACCTGTCAGAAAACCAGATATCTGCGGTGGATAAGG GTGACGTCCCTGCCAGTGTTATCATTCTGAACCTGACAGGCAATCCCTGCACAAATTACCCTCACTACAG ATTAACGACGATAGCCGACTTCCCAAATCTGCGTCAGCTGGATCTGTGTGAGCTCTCTAATGTAGACAAGAGGGAGGCTGGTCTGAATGTGCCCAGTGATGAAGAAGACGAGGATGACCTAGACGacgatgatgaggaggaggaggtggaggtggtggtggaaGGAGGTGTAACAAACAATGTAGCACTGTCACCTGGCGATGGTCTTGACAATACAG AAACCCTCCAGGGGCTCACTGCAGGAATTCTGTTGAGGTCCGCGGAGAGGACAGAAGTAGGGATGCAGGAGCACAGGAAGCGCACCTCGGAGCTGGATGACCTtcgagtgaccttgaccttgcctcCTAGCTCCAGGCTCTCTTCTCGGTCTGCCATTCCTCACTGA